A window from Bdellovibrionota bacterium encodes these proteins:
- a CDS encoding aconitase family protein, whose translation MIASLLKRKIERRAEVVDLKGRVLLLVDDAQAIQKQLAGKDLPYSKDLKFRDDISTDEITPAHLCFYFDETLGEVPYVGLRAGGEFPIKWGDVKKAGFVASAAGKRRGKGSSREQSPYAEMCAGIRLVIAENIERIYKQNCQNLGLLTSTNFDLIERIRSGAKIPLTEFMKDEDPITCEIISHGGLFNFNVARLQGKVAIPPIQTKQRPMTLGEKIFARHMVADLASDKVGVSAVQPGDTGFVRTDLRFSHEYVTPMASIFFEKLAGAAERVTDPSTILFFQDHLTFIDDVMSEEKRKMGLLDLAHGLGKRQEEFARKQRIRLHGLVPGQGSDAICHSKICESYALPGQVIVGSDSHTPHSGAVGCIAFGIGTTDVFNAWITKDVRVRVPETVGVVVDGKPKGNLAAKDYILAILAHPYVRSGRAIGKIIEYTGDAVSALSIDERATMTNMAAEIGGFTGIVAPDRKTAEFLVERRGLNRAEAEKLCESWQGDEGAVYTETLRFDASKLSPLVATPGDPGNGISVTDLKEPVKIDIAYGGSCTAGKAADMEMYARVLKSAMDRGQHVHPNVEFFIQFGSQEVRDYCIRKGYRDLFLKAGAKVIDPSCGACINAGPGASTRKEQITISAQNRNFPGRSGPGQVYLASPLTVAASAIKGYITAFEADG comes from the coding sequence ATGATTGCGAGCCTTCTCAAGCGAAAGATCGAAAGGCGGGCCGAGGTCGTGGACCTGAAGGGGCGCGTTCTTCTGCTGGTGGATGATGCCCAGGCCATTCAAAAACAGCTGGCGGGAAAGGATCTGCCCTATTCCAAGGACCTGAAGTTTCGAGACGATATTTCGACCGATGAAATCACGCCGGCGCACCTCTGCTTTTATTTCGACGAAACGCTCGGGGAGGTCCCTTACGTCGGTCTTCGTGCGGGGGGCGAATTTCCGATCAAATGGGGCGACGTCAAGAAAGCCGGATTTGTGGCATCCGCGGCCGGCAAGCGGCGCGGAAAGGGATCGAGCCGCGAACAATCCCCCTATGCCGAAATGTGCGCGGGGATTCGTCTGGTGATCGCGGAAAACATCGAGCGGATCTACAAACAGAACTGTCAAAACCTGGGGCTTTTGACCAGCACGAATTTCGATTTGATCGAAAGAATTCGGTCGGGAGCGAAGATTCCGCTGACCGAATTCATGAAGGACGAAGACCCGATTACGTGCGAAATCATATCGCACGGGGGGTTGTTCAATTTCAATGTAGCGCGACTTCAGGGGAAGGTTGCGATCCCGCCCATTCAGACGAAACAACGGCCCATGACGTTGGGCGAGAAAATCTTTGCTCGGCATATGGTAGCGGATCTTGCTTCGGACAAGGTGGGTGTCTCGGCGGTTCAGCCGGGAGATACCGGTTTCGTTCGGACGGATCTTCGATTCAGTCACGAGTATGTGACGCCGATGGCTTCGATCTTTTTCGAAAAATTGGCGGGAGCTGCGGAGCGGGTGACGGACCCCTCCACGATTCTGTTCTTCCAGGACCATCTCACGTTCATTGACGATGTGATGAGCGAAGAGAAACGAAAGATGGGACTACTCGATCTGGCGCATGGCCTGGGAAAGCGGCAGGAGGAATTTGCTCGCAAGCAGCGTATTCGTTTGCATGGATTAGTCCCCGGGCAAGGCTCGGACGCCATCTGCCACAGCAAGATTTGTGAAAGTTACGCCTTGCCGGGCCAGGTGATCGTGGGCTCGGATTCCCATACACCCCATTCGGGCGCGGTCGGTTGCATCGCCTTCGGGATCGGGACGACGGACGTTTTCAACGCGTGGATTACGAAAGATGTGCGCGTTCGCGTGCCGGAAACCGTGGGCGTCGTCGTGGACGGAAAGCCGAAAGGGAATCTCGCGGCGAAGGATTACATCTTAGCCATTTTGGCGCACCCTTACGTTCGTTCCGGAAGGGCGATCGGAAAGATTATTGAATATACGGGAGATGCGGTGTCGGCGCTCAGCATAGACGAGCGGGCGACGATGACGAACATGGCCGCGGAAATCGGCGGGTTTACGGGCATCGTGGCGCCCGATCGAAAAACGGCGGAATTCTTGGTGGAACGGCGAGGGTTGAACCGGGCCGAAGCGGAGAAACTGTGCGAGTCGTGGCAGGGGGACGAAGGCGCCGTCTATACGGAAACCCTTCGGTTCGACGCTTCGAAGCTTTCGCCGCTGGTCGCGACGCCGGGCGATCCGGGAAATGGAATTTCGGTCACGGATTTGAAAGAGCCGGTAAAGATCGACATCGCTTACGGAGGTTCCTGCACGGCCGGCAAGGCCGCGGATATGGAGATGTACGCCCGCGTTTTGAAGAGTGCGATGGATCGCGGCCAGCACGTTCACCCGAACGTGGAGTTTTTCATTCAGTTCGGTTCCCAAGAGGTGCGCGACTATTGCATCCGGAAGGGCTATCGGGATCTCTTTCTCAAGGCGGGGGCCAAGGTCATCGATCCGTCGTGCGGCGCGTGTA